The genomic segment TGAGCCATTTTACAATAGCAGTACTCGCAAGTATGTAACTGTATGATGATGACGTTCTTCTGttaattgtgttgtgttgttatGGCAATACTAGTGCATCTAGTCCTGTTGATAGTGGAATATCTTCACAAGGAAACTTCAGATATGTGGATAAGTGAGTTGTCTTGTGTTTGTGGACAACATGTAGTGTTTGCACCACATTTGCCATACCAAACTAGCTAACTACAAGCAGTTGTTGGATCTGTGTGTGCATTGTAACCTCTTTTCAGCAAACTTGTGCCTGACCCAAGTTGGTGTATATTGATGTTGCCACCTTGTCAGATTAAACTGCAACTCCTGTAGTTTTGTCAGTGTTTCGGATTGAGTACAGATGTGTATTGCTATTAATAGTAACAAAGCAATGCACACTCACTGTACCCCCTAGAAAGTCATCCCAACTTTTCACTGTCTTACACAGTCTAATCACTGCCCCGTGCCTACCTGTAGGTGGTTGGATCATATCAAAATGAAGCAGTACAAGAATGTGTTCGCAAGAGGTGGAGTGACGGACATGTTCCAGTTAGAGTCACTGTCTGACAAGGTATTACGTGTATTGTACAATGTTCATATTGCAGGGATTGCCTCCACTGTATTGTATATAACTAGCAGTACTCAATATAACATCTCTTACATGATCTGTCAGAATGACTTACATGATCTGTCAGAATGACTTACATGATCTGTCATAATGACAGGCTAACATGTTCAGCCATTGGTACTTAATATAGTAAGAAGCTTACATATACAATACTTTTTAAAGCTGATTTTGATAGGTCATGATGTCAGATCATTTCTAATTTGGTCGGTTGTTGTGGCTTGGTCAGAAAATAACAGGCTGTAACTTTGAGCTCTGCTCTGTAGTGAATTACCTATATCTGTAGTGTGTCCTAGTATTTCAACCTTTAGTAGCACTGTCTGTGTAGCCAGaagttttcaaggatgaaaCTTTTGCAAAACTGTATTTCGTGTTTTTTGGCAATTTACGTCATTTTACTCGTAATGTAACAAAGATTAAATTGATACCTAGGATTTTACCTTAAATGCTAAACAGTAAGGCCCAAACTAACCATGTAGGTAACTTTTTGGTAAGGACccttacatactgtacatttaaaatgatccataactcaatGGTGGTTGCTGCTATCATCTTGCAACAAGTTCCGTTCAATCCGCCATTGATTTTTCCATCAGGCCATATGCGACtcatgtgagtaaacccacaatcgaaattaagcACGTGgctagaattttgaaacacagagACGCGACTCACtattgttcatcacttcataacaagtaagccacagtgttcatttaaccttctccaagtagcccagtgaacagacttctgatcaatgtgtagttgtaggctataagaattaagtttCTCCACCTAGTGTCGCGTCCATATTGTGTAAGCACGCATTTCCCAAAAGTTATTTGCGGGTTTAAGGTTTAATTcacaaaagtctagaaaatggtTTTGGTAAGGTTACTAAGGTAATAGTTATATGTATAAACCTGAAACGtttcacaattatatttttCACAAAGCTATAATATCATTACTTATGAAAATCGGGAAAGCTTCATCCTTGAAACCACCCTGGTATATGGTACCACTTTGTTATAGTCAAGTCAGTCCTAAATATAACTTGTAACCTagtaaggtgtacttcattacATTGTTGATGATTATTATTAAGGCCATCCCATGGGTGGCACTGAGGTTTCGCCCATGCATCCCATAGTACTGTTTATTGTTTCCTTATTAGGAAGTACGTGATATGGTAAGAGGAATTAACAACAGAACTGATAGAGACAGGTTGTACTATGAGATAGAGCAATATAAGGAGCAGGCCAGACAGGAGGAAATGGCATCAACACAGTACTCATCGTCCTCACAAGGGACCCAGTATTCATCATCATCCTCGCAAGGCGACTCACAATTTGGTTCACAACCTCCTTTAGACTACCAGAATGCCTATCCTCCACTTAAAAATCATTCCCGTACAAGTTCTACTTCATCGTCATCTCAACACAGTGAACCTAAATCAGGAATCCATGAAGCAATATTGCTTCAGCTACGAAGAACATTTCACAATTCCTgaaatatttattatattatatacataatcAAACTTCAACCAATCTAGTAAGTAGCATCTGTTTTTTTGATAACTGTCAAGTTTAGGCTTATAAGTaggtaataaaattattatcacTAACCTAGATAATTTTTTATCTTACAGAAAACATTGTATCACTTGGTTATAACATCACATATATTGCACTGTATGAGTTTTAATGTATTTTTCTgtcaacttgtttttttttaaatttatgtcACTGTACACATTAATAGAAGTTTTGACTAGACCAGTTAGTACAAGAATGATTGGGAAataaaagtttattttaaaattctcaaaGTAAGGGAGACCCTTCAAAGAGTTGCAGTGATCTGAAATGGACAGATTTCTTTAAAAGCCATCGAAAAGGGTGCCTTACAAATTCCTGGTCCCAAAATGCCCACTACAAAAAAGTTTACTGTGTGATCATTTGTATTTGTTTAATTAAATAGACATGGATGCATTAAAAGTCCAGTCATTTGACAACAAGACAGTTACACTTTCTGATGGATCTACAAAGTACAAACAATATAACTGCAATGTGTCCATAGTATACTCACAGCATTAGATAGTTTAGTCCACTGTAGACAACGATGAACGGGGTCATCTTGTGAAATGTTCTTGTCAAGATTCCAGTAGTAAAGTGATGAGAAATGTCCTACTGTGTTGTATGTGACACCTGCGACTGCTGTACCTTGTTCTTTTAACACGACTCCTGTAGTACAAGGGAGTACATGGATGTCACAGTATCAATCATGCAGGTTGATAATGTATGGATTCACAAGAACTGCTTTCCCCTTGCATGACAAATACACTTGCACTAAGAGCTGactaacactagtacactaaaactaaaatttttGGCTTACAAAACTTGTACGGACGGTGTTATGGTTAAAAAAAGGCAACCCATCTATATACAATATGCACGGAGTCACACTAACCCATACATACCTTTGTAGTTGTCTGGTAGTGTCACTAGTGCTCCATGTAATGGTCTGCCTCTGAAGGAAGCTCTGAAAACTAAATgaaatatattctaataaaaacTTGAAACATTTGCTTTGTATTGTTTTTTCCCCATAAACTTTCTTTAGgggtcatccattattttcagcctttACACAAGAGTAtgctaggggggagggggttagatCACATGTACGCTTATAAAATGATGAATAatcatgtatgtactgtacatagtatcaacatttatacagtatgctttgtgaaggagggaggggttagaaaaaagagtactctttgtacgcttgcataAAGACGGAAAATTATGAATGGTCCCTTACCATTAAATATACAGACCCACTCTATTTACAGGGTACTGGACTATTTGTGCATAAATAATTACAAACAGGTGTTACTGACAAACTTGCTTTTCACACATGCTATGGTTGGATTTTTGAGTCTCACTAACTAAAGCCCCTACAATCTGCTATTAAATATGgtataaacaaaaaaaatgtcTTGTAAGAATTTCACTACTGTTCATTATACACTCCACAATGCATATACACTCCTTACCATAATACAGtaatgctgcagggaatgtgataGCAATGAACTATACAGCAATAGAGAAGGGAGTCTGTGCAGTAGaattctaataaatttggtcataTCAACAGAGTCCAGCTAGAACATACAAGTAACTGTGCATGGCGGAATTCAGTGTTGTGTAACGATTTTAAAGGAGTTTAACAAAGATGGAATGTTTTAGGATAATTAGCTTGTATCTCAGACTGTTCAACAAAGCTCACTCTATACGTATATCATTCAAGGGCAACTAGCATGTTGACTGCTGTTTAACCATCACGATCATATTCTCTGCATCATCACAGGTAAGGATTATAAGTGCTGTAGAATATAGTGAAATACAAGATATATGTAGTTGAGATTCCCTACTCGTATTATTCAGCATGTAGTAACAGGCTCTAGGTTCCCTGAAGGCTCTCTGTTAGTGAAATTCAATACAACATAGTAAATACTGTCTATGCACTGGATTGAATTCTAAAAACAATTTTGTAAGTAAATTTTAAAACAAGCCTCAAACTCTGTCTACAATGTAAGGACTGCTTTTCTAGGCCTGCTATACAATAATAGTATGACTAGGACTGCAAAAACCAGGCGTATGGGTACGCCCCATCACAAAGGGGTGTTATGGAATCCACATCTGAACAATTTAATAACAATGGAAAACTGTAATGACATCAAAATTTATTAGTTGTGCAAGTTTGAATGCAATGTACCCACACACCCTGTGTTTGTAGTGCATGTCATGGACACCTGTGGAGAAATTGAGGGGGGCAGAGGGGACAACTGCCCCCTCGTTTTGAAGAGTGCTGGGGCAGTGcccctcactttttccaatgcccagAGACTAAACTACACCAACTAGTAGTCAGTAGAAATTGCGCTAAAGGTTATACAAGATGGAATACGAATCAATATATTGGGAGTGcatgagatcaagatactctgtGATGTACCTATACATAATCAAGTAAATGAGCTCATCTcaaatgccttcatttactgatgtatctacttgtacagtatcttaatgatatacactgtacagtgtcataatattataggagtTCTATGCTATTTCTCAACGCATTCAAATTTTCCTGTggtggcatgcccccaggctCCCCGGTATTGGCATGCTTCGGCACACTAACGGACACTAAGAGTACGGTAACGATTTTTAAAGCACTTTCTAACTGACAGCCACCCCACATGACTGCCCCCTtagagtactgttctccacccctGTCTGACTAATAGTAACCATTTACATTATAAAAAGTTGTGCCACAATTATCACACATATTCACATGTTATTGAAACATGTGCCTAACACAGTGAAACATTTGTGCATATCTACACATCAGTATTTGCAAGACTATATACTGCCAGGTGTTTATATGGGAAAGGTCCTAATACGGTATATGACATACTgacattgtacatacagtacagtacctAGTTAAATGAACACACCAGTCCAATAATTGACCATTGgttaaggccatcattattatactgTCTGTTTCCTGTCACATAGTGCAGTAAAAACTGATGTGGGTGGGAGGAGATTAGTAATTAAGCACTTCACTGTATAaagtatatgactgctctattagagtattttgattgcaTCCtggaaggggggaggggggggacGCAACTACAAAAATCTGTACAGGATTTCAAACAATTCATGGCAAAATTTCAGAGCAAATGAAATCTTCAGTATCCGGAATAGGTTAATCACGTGATGCTTAGTATCTGAAAATGTACGGAAACTTTTCTTGAGGATTTTTGTTGACAAGAGTTTAGGGCTACTCGTGAGGATGACACACATGATACTTAAAATACAGGAACATCGCAACAATTTTCAAAGATTTCAAAGAGGCTGTACGAGATTTCAGGGGAGTTGCAGACCCCTCGATGCATCCTGTTGAACACAAGTGATGGGTTAGTTAATGTTTATATGCACGTGGGCAGTATTGATCAATATCATACCATGGTATTTTAATTATAAATATTGCAGTGTTACTAAATACCCACTAAATATGTAAAACCTTCCATTGCATCAATAGCCTCATTGTAGACTACGCAGTGCTTACTCTTCAGGTGGGAAAACAAATTGGAGGCGTTAACTTTTTAGACAGCGCCAACAAACATTTTAGACACAGGTAACAAATAACACTCTCATATTTGACTGGTCTCCCATTAGTACCTTATTAGTAGTCCCATGTTACACTCTTTGCTCCACTTTTGCTAACACGTTCTACTATAATACCGTTTAAATAATTTGAAAACCAGTAATTTCCAGTATTCTGCTGGTATTCTCAGTATCTCGGTATGCTGTATTACCAAATGttaaatatttgtgaccagattttacaaaaccaatccaaatcgcacatcaggcaaaatcaaactaacgcctccagtggatagctacactattgtactagtagttttgacactcagtaccactcaaactactcgaggctggtttcaacagacatcttttctgggtggtgtgtagagctcgagtggCGCACGagtggcggttttaggccttgtgaaggacctggcttggcaagaatcactggtttactggtggacagtctgataatgttggccagtggattttgctacatatcagccactaaggagccagcacagccctgtaatcttgtctctggactccaatcgtggtctgtctccattttgaggtctaacccttctacacctccagtggatagctacactattgtaccactagttttgacactcagtaccactcaaactactcgaggctggtttcaacagatgtcttttctgggtggtgtgtagagctcgagtggCACTTTTAGGCCTTGCGAAGGATCTGGCTTGGCGAGAATCACTGGTTTACTGGTAGACAGCccgataatgttggccagacattttttctgtagatttagctacatatcagccattaaggagccagcacagccctgtaatcttgtctctggactccaatcgtggtctgtctccattttgaggtctaacccttgcccacccctttgtgagtactcgtgatactactttgctcgtccaactgctcagattttctatcttatttggcgggaaactctacaagcagctacaagcactggaagtggcctgaaaggtaacagattgatgcatcttttgtgtaaatttcatatgcgtgcttactatccttggagagttacgctggcttgaattctttaaaaccgtttatctcgaaacttttaatgtgtgatttggatcattttcccaaaatccagtcacatttagtgattcagttttttaaaaaaatatattgcACAACTAAAAATCAGTAGATTGCCCACCCCTATGCACAActaatgcatttaccttaaTACTTGGTCATTCTGTGTCTCCTCTATCATTAATAGTACATTCACATGGTctaaatcaaataattaaaattttgtgcaGCTACCTAAAAACTGATGTGGACAGTGATGGGAAACCGGGAATAAAATAATAAAGGCCTAACAAACACACATGAAGATTGCATACATTTGTAGGTCAGGTGTGCTTTATTTCCAATCCGCAAGCCTTAATTCATTGCTAGGCTACTAGTGAAGTAAAGTATTAGCACTCAACATCAAGAGAAATCAACTGCTATACAACAAACTACTTGAATACTATCAAATCAAAATTTGGAGTATTGTATTGCCCACCAAATTACAGTCCCACCAATATTTTATAGATTTTAGTGTCTGAGGATTTCAAAAAATGCTAATTTACCTGGTTGTAACTGAGTGAAATGAAGTTAGATTTCTATGTGTCTAATTTATATTGAAGGTGTCGGACCTCTTGTATCTGTAGTGCAACCATTGAGTGCTCCACTGTttaatgattttctgtttttcatcagcgcCCACATGTATTTTCACTGCCGCATGTATTTCCCTATTTAATATTAAAGATATAACCATTATTTTGATCTGACTGATGAAATATTGAGGATGTGTAGTTCAGATTGTTGCACTCATGCAGTAGCTATCTCATGCATTGTAGCCATGAGAAGTGAGAGATTTGTGCAGCTAACAATCTGACAAAAGTGTTTGCAGAATTTTTAACAAGTAAAGCGCTCGGGTTGAACTCAATGAATTGTCACAAAGGACGactatacgtacatacatcTGAAGTGGACCAGAATGTTACGGTTGTTAGGGTACCACATTATATGTAGAGTTATCTAAGTTAGCTAACTGCCAGTTAATTATACAGAGTTGAGGTATGAAAATAAGCCTTGCTAGCTATAGTCATGGTATTATATACTACGCACCTGGGATTGCGTACCGTCGGTTTTCAAAGGAACAATCTGCATTGTGCTCGTTAACACTTTTCCTTTGTAGTCTACCGCATAAGTGTTGTACCCAGTGTtgtaccatagatagtatattctatgtACCCAGAGAATAacaaacggtacggtcgtaccgtttaagtagggattctGGTGAAATTTCCGCGTGCCACCTAAAATTcttcctttaaaaatcatcctagaggtatcttacgagacgaaaatcaccttcacggaatagtactagtccatataatacataaaacagcattaaatacaacaaaacacttataggtggccagatatagaattttttaaaatcaccaaaacttgaattttagactgactgactgcctgaccacagttgcaagcctagaggccaaatgaagcagcgcacggccaccattttatgccacaatagcaaactcaccagtgagatgtaccttttggggttccgacaagtgtgtgccctctgtgccttgtcttttcttttttcttcaatcaggctgcttgtctttttcttcatccaacaaaaccatatcgaggcgttaattctctgtatcaacactttctctaagcagcataatagacgccacaaaattattcaagGCGTTTAGACTACACTTCTGTACAGAAGATaccggtactagatagctttcacaataggtcacaagatcacgcccattctttattctacacaTTATCattctatcgattgaaaccacgatgacacacccttttacgctagctgtatttcagtgaccacacaccttcaagttggaaggctgactcgagatactacTCTAATAATGGATCGAAACCACAGTGACCACGCCCCCTTTAGGGctagcacacatctttgcaggctgactagagatactccaatgcagcagtcaccctaatagaacagtcgtatGTCTGTATCCCTTAACAAAAAaattagtatattaaaaattataaatttaaaaattaagtagggatccaagcgataaaaagtagtgaaacaagagatgaacgatggtagctattacagcatagcttggtgggaaatcaacaagagatgaacgacggtagctattacagcatagctcggtgagaaatcaccatgccaaagtagggatttcccaccaagctatgctgtaatagctaccatcgttcatctcttgtttcactactttctatcgtttggatccctacttcatttttaaatttataatttttaatctactaatactatctatggttgtaCCTTAgatactatattatctatggttatacTAGGCGGCATAGAACTGGGGCTTTACAGCATCATATCTGTCTGCTACCTCTACAGTTCCAATGGCTAGGGTACAGATCCTGATCGGCTAAGTATCAAAACCAGTAAATCGGCATGAGCTGAGTGGTACAGTACAACAGTGGTATCCGTTTCGTGTTGCTTGGAAGGTGTTTGGGGATCTCAGCTCTTGTTAAATAGCTAAATATGTCACTTACTATGACGCTGTTGGTTGAGTGGAAACAGACGGACGGTTAAGATAGGCATGACAATTGTAGCCTGGTTTTCTGAGTTGTTACTCGATGAAATATGGCGGCGAGTTTGAGGCTTGTAAAATCATTTTCACGATGCTTATGCTGTATTTCAAGCAttgagcaggcgcttataatgcaatcgataagcgccgtgccgagaaaagaggtctggccacgcgagactaagaaAAATCCGCTGTAATATCTATGCTATAGTGTGGCAAGTACTAGGGATGATGGTAAtgacccgcccgcccgcacgcTACATTGGGAAAATAACCAAATAGTGGCCTTGTATGCTAGTGCAACATACCATTTGGACTTTCCTCCTTGATCGTAGAAGTAAAATAGCAATTCACTTTGGCTTCAGCGACACCGTTATCATTTTTGGTATCTATTCCACAGGGCATTAAATGCACCACCGTCGAATCTCCTTTGTCGTCTACCGGTATATCTACCGTAACGACGTCCTCACTTGACATGTTCCAATTATTCTAATTAATACTCATTAGACATCGCGTGATATGTCACGCTGCAGGTGGTCCCCCgccgcaagtggtccggccggaacaactaccgcgcctcaagtagtccggccggaccatgtaaagttgctgcagatggtccgccCTGCTGCAGCTGGTCCCCCTAATGAAATCTCCACTATCAGCTTCCTAGTCAGTACTAGCTCCGCAACGTCTTGATCAAAACGCACTGCCCTCCACGAAATACGAGTCCTGTAACAGTGAAGTGAAACTTGAGTAACGCATGGCCTATTCTTAAACATATAATTCTGAAG from the Dysidea avara chromosome 13, odDysAvar1.4, whole genome shotgun sequence genome contains:
- the LOC136243549 gene encoding ribonuclease H2 subunit C-like translates to MSSEDVVTVDIPVDDKGDSTVVHLMPCGIDTKNDNGVAEAKVNCYFTSTIKEESPNVFRASFRGRPLHGALVTLPDNYKGVVLKEQGTAVAGVTYNTVGHFSSLYYWNLDKNISQDDPVHRCLQWTKLSNAIHQKV